One window of Arvicola amphibius chromosome 6, mArvAmp1.2, whole genome shotgun sequence genomic DNA carries:
- the Slc17a3 gene encoding sodium-dependent phosphate transport protein 4 has protein sequence MQPSTDPERLATQKEKATMTTVELKPISKQSEDNLVMQVDKKSPSQKVPSLCAIRYGIALLAHLANFTFIAQNSIISITMVAMVNNTDQSHLNSSTEELPGDLNGDQHDTLKHLSTKAPVYNWSPQTQGIIFSSVQYGMMLMQGPGGFLAGKIGTKKVVGIALLGSSLLTLCIPLAANLGLGFLLAARAVQGFTQGAGYGGQFALWQRWAPPHERSRLCSIALSGMVLGIFVVLLVGGVIIQALGWPFVFYIFGGLGCGCCLLWFILVYDDPASHPWISSSEKEYILSSLHQQNSSEEQPLPIKAMLKSLPLWSMCLGTMTHQWLVNTYIVYIPTYISYVFKVNIRDNGFLSSLPFFVGWAVGILGGLLADFLLSKNFRLVTVRKILTVLGNLPSAALIVSVPYIQFSYVTTIAFLTLSCGLAPLCQSGIYINALDIAPRYASLLMGTSRGLAHSSAVLVPLIGGFFLDQDPDLGWRNFFFLLFAVSQCGLIIYLVFGKAEVQEWAKERMMTRL, from the exons atGCAACcatccacagatccagagagactag CCacccagaaagaaaaagccacaatGACCACAGTGGAATTGAAACCTATTAGTAAGCAGAGTGAGGACAACCTAGTCATGCAGGTGGACAAGAAGAGCCCTTCCCAGAAAG TCCCGAGTTTGTGCGCCATACGCTACGGAATAGCCTTGCTTGCACATTTGGCCAACTTCACATTTATAGCGCAGAACTCCATCATAAGCATCACTATGGTCGCCATGGTCAACAACACAGACCAATCCCACCTCAATAGCTCCACCGAAGAGCTTCCTGGCGATTTGAATGGTGACCAACATGACACCTTAAAGCATCTTTCTACAAAG GCCCCTGTGTATAATTGGAGTCCTCAAACTCAAGGAATCATCTTCAGCTCTGTCCAGTATGGCATGATGTTGATGCAGGGACCTGGTGGATTCTTGGCTGggaaaataggaacaaagaaagtGGTCGGAATTGCTCTGCTTGGGTCTTCGCTGCTCACTCTCTGCATTCCATTGGCTGCCAATCTTGGACTAGGTTTTCTCCTAGCAGCGCGAGCAGTCCAAGGCTTTACCCAG GGCGCTGGCTATGGGGGTCAGTTTGCACTCTGGCAGAGATGGGCTCCTCCACACGAACGCAGTCGGCTCTGCAGCATTGCTCTCTCGG gAATGGTATTGGGAATCTTTGTTGTCCTCCTTGTGGGTGGCGTCATTATCCAAGCCCTTGGATGGCCCTTTGTCTTCTATATCTTTG GAGGTCTTGGCTGTGGCTGCTGCCTTCTCTGGTTCATTCTGGTTTACGATGACCCTGCCTCTCACCCATGGATAAGCAGTTCAGAAAAAGAATACATCTTATCCTCCCTTCACCAACAG AACAGTTCAGAAGAGCAGCCACTTCCCATCAAAGCCATGCTCAAATCTCTGCCACTCTGGTCCATGTGTCTTGGCACTATGACCCACCAGTGGCTTGTTAACACCTATATAGTATACATCCCAACCTACATCAGTTACGTGTTCAAAGTTAACATCAGAGAC AATGGgttcctgtcttctcttccctttttcgTTGGCTGGGCCGTTGGTATCCTTGGAGGCCTGCTGGCTGACTTTCTTCTGAGCAAGAATTTTAGGCTCGTAACTGTAAGGAAAATCCTCACAGTTTTAG GAAATCTtccctcagcagccctcattgtgtCTGTGCCCTACATCCAGTTCAGCTATGTCACAACAATTGCATTTCTGACACTCTCCTGCGGACTAGCCCCTCTATGTCAGTCCGGAATCTATATCAATGCTTTAGACATCGCCCCAAG GTATGCCAGCCTTCTCATGGGAACATCAAGAGGATTGGCACATTCATCAGCTGTGCTGGTACCCCTTATTGGTGGCTTTTTCCTCGATCAG GACCCTGACCTTGGGTGgaggaatttctttttcttattgtttgcCGTTAGCCAGTGTGGCTTAATCATCTACCTCGTGTTTGGAAAAGCAGAAGTCCAAGAATGGGCTAAGGAGAGGATGATGACCCGATTGTGA